Proteins encoded by one window of Phycisphaerae bacterium:
- a CDS encoding sulfite exporter TauE/SafE family protein, translating into MWDIHWFQVAALIAGALFASAVAAVAGFGGAVLLLPVLTWVFGVRDAVPILTIAQFVGNGSRVWFNRTDIDRRVVGWYSAGAVPLALLGGVIFAAAPLSWLTRGVGAFLVGIVVYRRLGGGRYPRCPAHAFAAVGAGASLLSALVGSTGPVTAPFFLAFGLTRGAYIGTEAAATVITHTFKLAAYGWTSLLSSRVLVTGLLLAPCMFAGSWAGKRLLDRMSERFFIAMIETVMAVAGIMLIAAA; encoded by the coding sequence ATGTGGGACATTCACTGGTTTCAGGTGGCCGCACTTATCGCCGGCGCCCTCTTTGCCTCGGCCGTCGCGGCGGTGGCCGGGTTTGGGGGCGCAGTTCTATTGCTGCCGGTGCTTACCTGGGTGTTCGGCGTGCGCGATGCAGTACCGATCCTCACGATCGCACAATTCGTCGGGAACGGCTCTCGCGTCTGGTTCAACCGCACCGACATCGATCGCCGGGTGGTCGGGTGGTACTCGGCCGGCGCCGTGCCGCTGGCGCTGCTCGGCGGCGTGATCTTCGCCGCCGCGCCGCTCAGTTGGCTGACGCGAGGGGTCGGCGCATTTCTCGTCGGTATCGTGGTGTACCGCCGGCTGGGCGGGGGCCGATATCCTCGCTGCCCGGCCCACGCGTTCGCTGCCGTCGGAGCAGGTGCATCGCTGCTCTCGGCGCTCGTGGGCAGCACCGGCCCCGTCACGGCGCCGTTCTTCCTGGCCTTTGGACTGACGCGAGGGGCGTATATCGGCACCGAGGCGGCCGCGACGGTGATCACGCATACGTTCAAACTCGCCGCCTACGGCTGGACCAGCCTTCTTTCAAGCCGGGTCCTGGTCACGGGCCTGCTCCTGGCACCGTGCATGTTTGCCGGCTCATGGGCGGGCAAGCGGCTGCTGGACCGGATGAGCGAACGGTTTTTCATCGCAATGATCGAGACCGTGATGGCCGTAGCTGGCATAATGCTCATTGCGGCGGCTTAA
- a CDS encoding N-acetylmuramoyl-L-alanine amidase, which translates to MRRSFRGILCILVVLGGCGDEEGAPPPPAAPLPTTGPFAAPIYAGYLKGMKICLDPGHGGRANRKGYKRGPTGLREAEVNLRVALYLREFLEAGGAKVYMTRTRDIYLAEDEREDQRLRVEMANRNDCDVFVSIHHNANDANPNANFVSVWYHDDPDHSPASLDVARQLAVALMDELRLPQQLGCPIMSDKLIYAKSGFAVLRQAKVPAVLCECSFHSNPEEESRLRNPEYNRREAHALFVGLARYAYAGIPRVQLLDPPDGLLPESGAKAILIELNDGIRDRKSWGWDRPLILSDSIVVRQDGKDLPFTFDKQTNLLTVPLPSRLKLGSIRLEVRLMNLFKQSNPKTSLELKVVKKLPPNRPVARAATAPVPAPATEESE; encoded by the coding sequence ATGCGTCGATCTTTCAGAGGCATTCTCTGTATTCTTGTCGTTCTGGGCGGGTGCGGGGATGAGGAGGGGGCTCCGCCTCCGCCGGCGGCACCGTTGCCGACGACCGGCCCTTTCGCGGCTCCGATCTACGCGGGTTACTTGAAGGGGATGAAGATTTGCCTGGATCCGGGACATGGCGGCCGTGCCAACCGGAAGGGATACAAGCGGGGGCCGACGGGTCTGCGCGAGGCGGAGGTGAACCTGAGGGTGGCCTTGTATCTCCGCGAGTTTCTGGAGGCCGGCGGGGCCAAGGTGTACATGACGCGGACCCGGGATATCTATCTGGCCGAGGATGAGCGGGAAGACCAGCGGCTTCGGGTCGAGATGGCCAATCGCAACGACTGCGATGTATTCGTGTCGATTCATCACAACGCCAACGATGCCAACCCGAACGCGAATTTCGTTTCGGTCTGGTACCACGACGATCCCGATCACAGCCCGGCCAGCCTGGACGTCGCCCGGCAGTTGGCGGTGGCGCTTATGGATGAACTGCGACTTCCTCAGCAGCTTGGTTGCCCAATCATGAGTGACAAGCTGATCTATGCCAAGAGCGGGTTTGCCGTGCTGCGGCAGGCGAAGGTGCCGGCAGTTCTTTGCGAGTGCTCGTTTCACTCAAATCCGGAAGAGGAATCGCGGCTGCGAAACCCCGAGTACAACCGCCGCGAGGCTCACGCCTTGTTTGTCGGGCTGGCCCGGTACGCCTACGCGGGGATTCCTCGCGTGCAGCTCCTGGACCCGCCAGACGGGCTTTTGCCGGAGAGCGGTGCGAAGGCAATCCTGATTGAGCTGAACGACGGCATCCGCGACCGCAAAAGCTGGGGATGGGACCGGCCGCTGATCCTGAGCGACAGCATCGTCGTGCGACAAGATGGAAAAGACCTGCCGTTCACCTTCGACAAGCAGACCAACCTGCTTACGGTACCCCTGCCGAGCAGGCTCAAGCTCGGATCGATTCGCTTGGAGGTCCGATTGATGAACCTGTTCAAGCAGTCGAACCCGAAAACGTCGCTGGAGCTGAAGGTCGTCAAGAAGCTTCCACCGAACCGACCGGTCGCGAGGGCCGCAACGGCCCCGGTGCCCGCACCGGCCACGGAGGAGAGCGAGTAG
- a CDS encoding metallophosphoesterase family protein, whose amino-acid sequence MRILILSDVHANPWALAAVERDAGRFDHVICAGDTVNYGPAPSIAVAWLRQHGSITVRGNHDHAVAFHADPKASPAKQPLAMCMRDWTRAQLGPDDMAWLARLPLSLQWEIGGVCFAVTHATPLDPLYDYRLTPQQCDAILDDVAAKVQADVLVLGHTHFPLTRRRGSLQIVNPGSLGQPLDGDVRAPYVLWEDGVVHCRRAEYDLEPVICALRQLPAETIVQDDLVAMLQQATILAKPVIATKEAAYPTRQG is encoded by the coding sequence ATGCGGATTTTGATTCTTTCTGATGTCCATGCCAATCCCTGGGCGCTCGCCGCCGTGGAGCGGGACGCCGGGCGGTTCGACCATGTCATCTGCGCCGGCGACACCGTCAACTACGGGCCGGCCCCCTCGATCGCGGTGGCTTGGCTTCGTCAGCATGGCTCGATTACTGTGCGGGGCAATCACGATCACGCCGTTGCCTTCCACGCTGATCCCAAAGCCAGCCCGGCCAAGCAGCCGCTGGCCATGTGCATGCGGGACTGGACCCGGGCCCAACTCGGCCCGGACGACATGGCGTGGCTGGCCCGACTGCCTTTGAGCCTGCAATGGGAGATCGGTGGCGTTTGCTTCGCGGTGACCCATGCGACGCCGCTCGACCCGCTGTACGACTACCGACTGACTCCTCAGCAGTGCGATGCAATCCTTGACGACGTGGCCGCCAAGGTCCAGGCCGATGTTCTGGTCCTGGGCCACACCCACTTCCCCTTGACCCGCCGCCGCGGCTCCCTGCAAATCGTGAATCCCGGCTCGCTGGGACAGCCGCTGGATGGCGATGTTCGGGCGCCGTACGTGTTGTGGGAAGACGGCGTCGTTCATTGCCGAAGAGCGGAGTACGACTTGGAACCTGTGATATGTGCCCTGCGTCAACTGCCGGCAGAGACGATCGTTCAGGACGACCTCGTCGCCATGCTGCAGCAGGCAACCATCTTAGCCAAACCGGTGATTGCGACGAAGGAGGCCGCCTATCCAACCCGACAGGGGTAA
- a CDS encoding Nif3-like dinuclear metal center hexameric protein — MPLTAKDIDRHMREIGKYVDWSGTCDTFKAGDASTPIRGIAVSWMSSIANLREAHARGCNLFITHEPTFYSHMDNEKAYDNDTCTKVKRAFLQETGMVVYRCHDVWDRFPNEGILDSWAAFLGLTGEPINAETFWKVMPIKEQPVIVLAHEIGRRVRQLGQDAVLTIGDQNKRVSKVAIGTGAITSAREFHRIGADVGIVTEITWWRDARWALDMGMPLIVVDHTVSEEPGMINLAKYLKRQFPEVKIEYIPTNCPFKVVTAKDED, encoded by the coding sequence ATGCCGTTGACAGCAAAAGACATTGATCGGCACATGCGGGAGATCGGCAAGTACGTGGACTGGTCGGGGACGTGCGATACGTTCAAGGCCGGGGACGCGTCGACGCCGATCAGAGGAATCGCGGTTTCGTGGATGAGTTCGATTGCCAACCTGCGGGAAGCGCATGCCCGGGGGTGCAACCTGTTCATCACCCACGAGCCGACGTTCTACTCGCACATGGACAACGAGAAGGCTTACGACAACGACACCTGCACGAAGGTGAAACGGGCGTTCCTGCAGGAAACGGGGATGGTGGTGTACCGTTGCCACGACGTGTGGGATCGCTTTCCGAACGAGGGTATTCTTGACAGTTGGGCGGCGTTCCTTGGGCTGACGGGCGAGCCGATCAACGCCGAGACATTCTGGAAGGTGATGCCGATCAAGGAGCAGCCGGTTATCGTCCTGGCGCATGAGATCGGCCGTCGGGTCAGGCAGTTGGGCCAGGATGCCGTCCTGACCATAGGCGACCAGAACAAGAGAGTCTCGAAGGTTGCGATCGGCACCGGGGCGATCACCAGCGCCCGCGAGTTTCATCGCATCGGGGCGGATGTCGGCATCGTGACCGAGATCACCTGGTGGCGCGACGCCCGCTGGGCATTGGACATGGGCATGCCGCTGATCGTGGTCGATCACACCGTCAGCGAGGAGCCGGGCATGATCAACCTGGCCAAGTACCTCAAGCGGCAGTTCCCCGAAGTGAAGATCGAGTACATACCGACAAACTGCCCGTTCAAGGTGGTGACGGCGAAGGATGAAGACTAA
- a CDS encoding Gfo/Idh/MocA family oxidoreductase, whose amino-acid sequence MKNDQSVRKSRREFLLEVGTGAVALSASPALVQAEGAVRTVRPSSKQVRIGVVGGGFGAAFQWHLHPNSRVTAVCDLREERIQKLKRVYKCDNGYKDYHEFLKHPELDAVALFTPAPYHVRMAVEALKLGKHVVSAVPAGMSVAELEELLEVVKQTGLKYMMAETSRYRQEVLTCIDWAREGRFGEIFYSESEYHHTGLGPYAYGSSFDCQSCDFIKSVDQVDKDARFSDKLVPTWAYAYPPMLYPTHCTGMIIPVTGERLTEVTAHGWGNDHEMLKKNYYDNNPFIHTVALFKTSKGHCSRISIGWNIAAQGTERGLFYGDKMSFIMARPEGSPNTVVEQKIDPNGPFGVFGGEAVSRPFEQPNYLDRLPEPLRIATGHGNSHAFITHEFVSAIIEDRHPEVNVWEAVAYTMPGVIAHQSALAGGACMKIRDYGAAPA is encoded by the coding sequence ATGAAGAACGATCAATCGGTAAGAAAATCGCGACGGGAATTCCTGCTGGAAGTCGGCACGGGGGCGGTTGCGTTGTCGGCGTCACCTGCACTGGTCCAGGCCGAAGGCGCCGTCCGGACGGTTCGCCCTTCGTCCAAGCAGGTGCGAATCGGCGTAGTCGGCGGCGGTTTCGGTGCCGCGTTTCAATGGCACCTGCACCCCAACAGCCGGGTGACGGCCGTGTGCGATCTGCGGGAGGAGCGGATCCAGAAGCTCAAGAGAGTCTACAAATGCGATAACGGTTACAAGGATTATCACGAGTTTCTCAAGCATCCTGAACTGGATGCCGTGGCGCTGTTCACGCCCGCCCCTTACCACGTGAGGATGGCGGTCGAGGCGCTGAAACTGGGAAAGCACGTCGTCAGCGCAGTGCCGGCGGGGATGTCGGTCGCAGAGCTCGAAGAACTGCTGGAAGTCGTGAAACAGACCGGTTTGAAGTACATGATGGCGGAGACCAGCCGCTATCGACAGGAAGTGCTCACCTGCATTGATTGGGCGAGGGAAGGTCGCTTCGGGGAGATCTTCTACTCTGAATCCGAGTATCATCACACCGGTCTCGGGCCATACGCCTATGGATCGAGCTTTGACTGCCAGTCCTGTGACTTCATCAAATCGGTTGATCAAGTGGATAAGGACGCGAGATTCTCGGACAAGCTCGTGCCGACCTGGGCGTATGCCTACCCGCCGATGCTCTATCCAACACACTGCACGGGCATGATCATTCCGGTCACCGGCGAACGGCTGACGGAAGTAACGGCCCACGGCTGGGGGAATGACCATGAGATGCTGAAGAAGAACTACTACGACAACAATCCGTTTATCCACACGGTCGCGCTCTTCAAGACTTCCAAAGGTCATTGCTCCCGTATCTCCATCGGCTGGAACATCGCGGCTCAAGGAACAGAGCGAGGTCTGTTTTACGGAGACAAGATGTCCTTTATCATGGCCCGGCCGGAAGGTTCGCCGAATACCGTGGTGGAGCAGAAGATCGATCCGAACGGGCCGTTTGGGGTATTCGGCGGCGAGGCGGTGAGCCGTCCTTTCGAGCAGCCGAATTACCTGGATCGACTTCCGGAACCACTGCGGATCGCGACCGGCCACGGCAACTCTCACGCGTTCATCACGCACGAGTTTGTCAGCGCCATCATCGAGGACCGTCATCCGGAGGTGAATGTCTGGGAAGCCGTCGCCTACACCATGCCCGGCGTCATCGCGCACCAGTCGGCTTTGGCCGGCGGCGCGTGCATGAAAATCCGCGACTATGGAGCAGCGCCTGCTTGA
- a CDS encoding ADP-ribosylglycohydrolase family protein, translating to MMTVSREVYVGALAGLLLATSGCSLESSKTGNARFSDAELLRAGRLTNNEKLYFDKVHGAWSGKLIGLILGQPTEGWGREQIETKAREAGCYPITAYMPAAFDTPHKGFLAGNFDSSPPNDDSDLMLVALLAVRERGIHLTARDLAECWLKYVPSACTAELVALENFKRNIWPPESATTGNPYAEWIGAQMRVDVWGMIAPGMPRLAAEYATMDASLSHADNGIYAARFIAAAVSLAMVENDVNTVVRRSLELIPADCRYAEAIRDAVAWNRRYSNWQAAWEQLDRKYGFDPDGTRGDQFAEEQYNTGEAPYLWGNWRWVYADVNGAACALALLYGRGDFSRSICLAAMMGYDNDCNSGTVGAILGAMHGHSAIPEQWKKPLNDTYQTGLNLAERRLKISELAKETAGYGRQLVRSCREKRSSRQEHRTAAGTAGSDSSCAGFALPPGI from the coding sequence ATGATGACGGTTTCCCGCGAGGTGTATGTCGGAGCACTGGCCGGTCTTCTGCTCGCGACCTCTGGTTGTTCGCTCGAATCCAGCAAAACAGGAAACGCGCGGTTCAGCGACGCCGAGTTGCTTCGGGCCGGGCGATTGACGAACAACGAAAAGCTCTATTTCGACAAAGTCCACGGTGCCTGGTCGGGCAAGCTGATCGGACTCATCCTCGGCCAGCCGACCGAAGGCTGGGGCCGGGAGCAGATCGAAACCAAGGCCAGAGAGGCGGGCTGCTATCCGATAACCGCCTACATGCCCGCCGCCTTCGATACGCCGCATAAAGGTTTCCTTGCAGGAAACTTCGACAGCTCCCCGCCGAACGACGACTCGGACCTCATGCTGGTCGCATTGCTGGCCGTTCGTGAACGCGGAATCCATTTGACCGCGCGCGACCTTGCCGAATGCTGGCTTAAGTATGTACCATCGGCCTGCACGGCTGAGCTTGTTGCCCTTGAGAACTTCAAACGCAACATCTGGCCGCCGGAATCCGCAACCACCGGCAACCCCTATGCCGAGTGGATTGGCGCACAGATGCGGGTCGACGTCTGGGGCATGATAGCTCCCGGAATGCCGCGTCTGGCTGCGGAGTATGCGACCATGGACGCGTCTCTCTCTCACGCTGACAACGGCATCTACGCTGCGCGCTTCATCGCGGCTGCCGTCAGCCTCGCCATGGTCGAGAACGACGTGAACACCGTCGTGCGTCGTTCGCTGGAGTTGATCCCTGCCGATTGCCGCTACGCGGAGGCGATTCGCGATGCAGTCGCCTGGAACCGCCGATACAGCAATTGGCAAGCCGCCTGGGAGCAGCTCGATCGGAAATACGGCTTTGACCCGGACGGCACTCGTGGCGACCAATTCGCCGAGGAGCAGTACAACACAGGCGAGGCCCCCTACCTGTGGGGCAATTGGCGATGGGTATACGCAGACGTCAATGGAGCTGCCTGCGCACTGGCTCTCTTGTACGGTCGTGGCGACTTTTCCAGGAGCATTTGCCTGGCGGCCATGATGGGCTACGACAACGACTGCAACAGCGGCACGGTGGGCGCGATTCTCGGAGCGATGCACGGCCATAGCGCCATCCCCGAACAGTGGAAGAAGCCGCTGAATGATACATATCAGACCGGCTTGAACCTGGCCGAGCGGAGACTCAAAATCAGTGAACTGGCCAAGGAGACGGCCGGCTACGGTCGGCAGCTTGTCCGGTCGTGCCGGGAAAAACGATCCTCCCGGCAAGAACATCGGACCGCTGCCGGCACGGCCGGATCAGATTCATCTTGTGCCGGCTTCGCCTTGCCACCGGGAATCTAG